The sequence below is a genomic window from Polyangiaceae bacterium.
TCAGGAGATCCACCGCCGTTACCCAGGGGCCGACGCGAACTACAAGCGCATGCTCGACACCACGCTGGAGATCGTCGAGGACGAAGTCGGCACGTTGCGGCGCCTGGTGAGCGAGTTTTCGAACTTCGCCCGACTACCGCGCGCCGAGCTGAAGGAAGCGGACCTCGGTGATGTCTTGCGGGAGCTCCAGGGCCGCTCATCCGTGGTCGAAGAGGAAGACGAAGTGATCCCGAGCGGTGCGGCGTTTGGCTTACCCGAAGACTCCTCGGTGGACCTGGAGATCAAGCTGCCGGAGGACGAGCTTCCGGTGTTGCTCGATCGCGACATGTTCAAGCGCGTCCTGGTCAACCTCGTGCGAAACGCGGCTCAGGCCAGCGCGGAGCAAGCCTCTGGAGCGCGCCCGCGGGTGAAGGTCAGCATCGAACGCCAGGGCGAGCAGGTCGTGCTCGACGTGGACGACAACGGCCCGGGTATCCCCGAGGATCAGCGCAAGGTAGTGTTCGATCCCTATGTCACTACCAAGAGTGACGGGACCGGCCTCGGCCTCGCGATCGTGAAGAAGATCGTGGTCGAGCACGGAGGCCTCGTGACCGCCCTCGAGAGTCCGCTTGGAGGGGCACGCCTGAGGGTCCGCCTGCCCGTGCTCGGGAGCGCCGCCTCGGAAGCGGCGCTCGCCGCGCGGAGCGAAGATGGGCCGATCTCCACGCGAGCGTGACGCAGCGCCTCGAGGAGCAAGCGCTGGCGCGCCCGGCAGCTGCGATGGTCCTCACCCCCAAACCATCCTCACTCCTCAGCGCGGGCGTAGGCACCACCGAATGAGTCTCGGGGACTTTCTCGCAGCACCGCTGGCGAGGTGTGCAAGGGTCAGGTAGAGCACTCAGCAGATGAGCCGCGACTCTGAGCCTGCCCGGCCCAAACCCAAGGCGAAGGAAAACCCGAATCAGATCTACATCACCGCTGCGTTGGTGTTGGTCGCGGCGCTCGTCTTTGGTTTGGTGCTATTGCCAAGACTCGATCCAAGCAAGAGCCCGCTGGTGTCTCAGGCAGCGCCGGACTTCGCGCTCGAGGTCATTCACGAAGGGGACGAAGGCAGCCGCATCCGCTTGAGCAACCTCAAGGGCAAGCCGGTGTTGCTCGACTTCTGGGCTAGCTGGTGCGGACCGTGTCGTATGCAGGCCCCAATCGTCGACCAGATAGCCCGGGAGTATGGCGAGCAGCTGCATGTGGTCGGCGTGGACACCGGAGACGCGCTCGAGCCCGCGCAAATCTTCGCGAAGCAAACAAAGCTCTCCTACCCCTGCGTCTT
It includes:
- a CDS encoding TlpA family protein disulfide reductase — translated: MSRDSEPARPKPKAKENPNQIYITAALVLVAALVFGLVLLPRLDPSKSPLVSQAAPDFALEVIHEGDEGSRIRLSNLKGKPVLLDFWASWCGPCRMQAPIVDQIAREYGEQLHVVGVDTGDALEPAQIFAKQTKLSYPCVFDPDGAAAKSYGVSTLPTLVLIDKEGSVRLVRSSVMQRDALKAAVDKLLD